Proteins from a single region of Amycolatopsis sp. CA-230715:
- a CDS encoding BTAD domain-containing putative transcriptional regulator, which yields MTGGARIRVTLLGTFQVSRGDTVLTVPGARLRGLVVRLALAGGRPVGQSALIDAVWAEEPPADPVHALQALVSRLRRVLGSAAAVTQVAGGYRLDVEASDVDALRFEQLAATGRARTGDPIAEAAVLGEAVALWGDRPGVEPPVVAAVAPATATRLATTSVDAVTELAAAELLLGRAEEAAARLAALLAEQPVHERAAGLLMDSLAAQGLEAEALALYERIRARLANDFGTDPGAALRERHLSLLRAERRTPEAGASTLPAPLTSFLGRDDDLARIDALFASGRLVTVLGPGGAGKTRLAVEAARRARPWTRDGTWMVDLASVTEPVKIGAAVLAGIGLRGGAMFDARSRSEGDELDVLVDRLGGRESLLLVDNCEHLIDAVAHLVAALLARCPGLRVLATSREPLAIDGEALAPLGPLALPGEDDAVEQAREAASVRLFAERAAAVRPGFAVDETSLPDVRLLVRGLDGMPLALELAAARLRTMSLPELAAGLSDRFRLLTTGSRTALPRHRTLRAVIAWSWDLLGDHERTVADRVSILPGGVTPSSATAVCEGTAVPAAEVPELLANLVDRSLLQLAPDPGRYRMLESLREYGTDRLAESGDLGTVRDLAAGHFAGLIARCDPRLRGPGQQAAVHDISAEYDNALAALRRRCDIGDATGAIALALNLAWYWQMFGRHRDAAYWLGEALAVPGGEPTPERDCATAIHLLSRTDLPGGTAEETAGDRARLRELAGRLLGYSGLPRLYGVLVTGTLAILQDDESALARLDGGDDVWLSGLVSMFRAEFAENAGELDKLRPDVEAALACFQQAGDGWGRANVLPIRAQLRQYDDLDGALADLREARSLAGEFGSLDRGDEVFMDLRWIDLCLRNGDIDRADAMIVSAREQALRTNSPDMLALVDAWGAVFRVRLGDLDGARELLDAAEHGLRGTAFPSGHARTLAGSTRVWLCLETGDLSGAEKALKNAYAAALKTRDLPILSLVAVNAAAVADAHGRHREAAVLLGAAARLRGAHDPAHRWVHDLTHRGRAALGEAAFAAAYDEGWELDRNAAVSEVDPARRPQRTFGQG from the coding sequence ATGACCGGGGGTGCGCGGATTCGCGTCACGCTGCTCGGGACCTTCCAGGTCTCCCGCGGCGACACCGTGCTGACGGTTCCCGGCGCGCGGTTGCGGGGCCTGGTCGTCAGGCTGGCGCTGGCCGGTGGACGCCCGGTCGGGCAGAGCGCCCTCATCGACGCGGTCTGGGCCGAGGAACCGCCCGCCGATCCCGTCCACGCGCTGCAAGCGCTCGTTTCGCGGCTGCGCCGGGTACTCGGCTCGGCCGCGGCCGTCACGCAGGTCGCGGGCGGCTACCGGCTGGACGTGGAAGCGTCCGATGTGGACGCGCTGCGGTTCGAGCAGCTCGCGGCCACCGGCCGCGCGCGCACCGGCGACCCGATCGCCGAGGCCGCCGTACTCGGCGAAGCCGTGGCGCTGTGGGGTGATCGCCCCGGCGTCGAGCCCCCGGTCGTCGCCGCGGTGGCGCCCGCCACGGCGACCAGGCTCGCCACCACCTCCGTCGACGCGGTCACCGAGCTCGCCGCCGCCGAACTGCTCCTCGGCCGTGCCGAGGAGGCCGCCGCTCGCCTGGCCGCCCTGCTCGCCGAGCAGCCCGTCCACGAGCGGGCGGCGGGGCTGCTCATGGATTCGCTTGCCGCGCAAGGACTCGAGGCCGAAGCTTTGGCCTTGTACGAACGGATCCGCGCGAGACTCGCCAACGATTTCGGCACCGACCCGGGTGCCGCCCTGCGCGAGCGCCACCTGAGCCTGCTGCGCGCCGAACGACGCACGCCCGAGGCCGGCGCGAGCACGCTACCCGCCCCGCTGACCAGTTTCCTCGGGCGTGACGACGACCTCGCCCGGATCGACGCCTTGTTCGCCTCCGGTCGCCTGGTCACGGTCCTCGGTCCCGGTGGCGCGGGAAAGACGCGCCTCGCCGTCGAAGCGGCCCGCCGTGCTCGCCCCTGGACCCGCGACGGGACCTGGATGGTCGACCTCGCCTCGGTCACCGAGCCGGTCAAGATCGGCGCGGCCGTGCTCGCCGGGATCGGGTTGCGCGGCGGCGCGATGTTCGACGCGAGGTCGCGGTCCGAAGGCGACGAACTCGACGTGCTCGTGGATCGGCTCGGCGGCAGGGAAAGCCTGCTGCTGGTCGACAACTGCGAGCATCTGATCGACGCCGTGGCGCATCTCGTCGCGGCACTGCTGGCTCGCTGCCCTGGCCTGCGCGTGCTCGCCACCAGCCGGGAACCCCTCGCGATCGACGGTGAAGCGCTGGCACCGCTCGGCCCGCTCGCGCTCCCCGGCGAGGACGACGCCGTCGAGCAGGCAAGGGAAGCGGCGTCGGTACGCCTGTTCGCCGAACGGGCCGCGGCCGTGCGTCCCGGTTTCGCGGTCGACGAGACCTCGCTGCCCGACGTCCGGCTGCTGGTCCGCGGCCTCGACGGGATGCCGCTTGCCCTCGAACTGGCGGCGGCCCGGCTGCGGACGATGTCGCTGCCCGAGCTCGCGGCCGGGCTGTCCGACCGGTTCCGGCTCCTCACCACCGGCAGCCGCACCGCGCTTCCCCGGCACCGCACGCTGCGCGCGGTCATCGCCTGGAGCTGGGACCTACTCGGCGACCACGAGCGCACGGTCGCCGACCGCGTCTCGATCCTGCCCGGTGGTGTCACGCCGTCCTCGGCCACCGCGGTCTGCGAAGGCACCGCGGTGCCGGCCGCCGAGGTCCCCGAACTGCTCGCGAACCTGGTCGACCGGTCGCTGCTGCAACTCGCACCCGATCCCGGTCGCTACCGCATGCTGGAGTCGTTGCGCGAGTACGGCACCGACCGCCTGGCGGAGTCGGGTGACCTCGGCACCGTCCGCGACCTGGCCGCGGGGCACTTCGCCGGGCTGATCGCCCGGTGCGATCCGCGGCTGCGCGGACCGGGCCAGCAGGCGGCGGTGCACGACATCAGCGCCGAGTACGACAACGCGCTGGCCGCCCTGCGCCGCCGGTGCGACATCGGCGACGCCACCGGCGCGATCGCGCTCGCCCTGAACCTGGCCTGGTACTGGCAGATGTTCGGCCGCCACCGCGACGCGGCCTACTGGCTCGGCGAAGCACTGGCGGTGCCCGGCGGCGAGCCGACGCCGGAGCGCGACTGCGCCACCGCGATCCACCTGCTCAGCCGGACCGACCTCCCCGGCGGGACCGCCGAGGAGACCGCGGGCGACCGGGCGCGGCTGCGCGAACTGGCCGGCCGGCTGCTCGGGTACTCCGGCCTGCCTCGCCTCTACGGCGTTCTCGTCACGGGCACGCTCGCGATACTCCAGGACGACGAGAGCGCGCTCGCGCGGCTCGACGGCGGTGACGACGTCTGGCTGTCCGGGCTGGTCAGCATGTTCCGGGCCGAGTTCGCCGAGAACGCGGGCGAACTCGACAAGCTCCGCCCCGACGTCGAGGCGGCTTTGGCCTGCTTCCAGCAGGCGGGCGACGGCTGGGGCCGGGCGAACGTGCTGCCGATCCGCGCGCAGCTCCGGCAGTACGACGATCTCGACGGCGCGCTGGCGGACCTGCGCGAGGCGCGGTCGCTGGCTGGTGAGTTCGGTTCGCTCGACCGCGGGGACGAGGTCTTCATGGACCTGCGCTGGATCGACCTGTGCCTCCGCAACGGCGATATCGACCGGGCGGACGCGATGATCGTCTCGGCGAGGGAGCAGGCGCTGCGCACGAATTCGCCGGACATGCTGGCCCTCGTCGACGCGTGGGGTGCCGTTTTCCGGGTGCGGCTCGGCGATCTCGACGGCGCACGGGAGCTGCTCGACGCGGCCGAACACGGCCTGCGCGGCACCGCGTTCCCCAGTGGCCACGCGCGGACGCTGGCCGGCAGCACGCGGGTCTGGCTCTGCCTGGAAACGGGCGACCTGAGCGGCGCGGAAAAGGCACTGAAAAACGCGTACGCGGCGGCGCTGAAGACCCGGGACCTGCCGATCCTGTCACTGGTGGCGGTGAACGCGGCCGCGGTCGCCGACGCGCACGGGCGGCACCGCGAAGCCGCCGTCCTGCTCGGCGCCGCCGCCCGGCTGCGCGGCGCCCACGACCCCGCGCACCGGTGGGTACACGACCTCACCCACCGAGGGCGGGCCGCGCTGGGCGAAGCGGCCTTCGCCGCGGCGTACGACGAGGGCTGGGAACTGGACCGGAACGCCGCCGTGTCCGAAGTGGACCCCGCCCGACGTCCACAAAGGACATTCGGTCAGGGATGA
- a CDS encoding FAD-dependent oxidoreductase — MDDVVIVGAGPVGLFLAGDLGLAGCSVVVLEREPEPGSPWRADPIGMRGLSTASVEAFYRRGMLHSLATASGADEDLGGDPRSAGHFGGMVLDPADIDLAALPFRLPTPAAQGMLTSLEAVESVLAERAVKVGVEIRRGVTVDDLAQDEEGVVVRAGEREYAARWVVGCDGGRSAVRKLAGFDFVGTEPQLTGYVMLAEVADPEKLNPFFNLTPTGMYVRMRAEGHLGVMDFDGAAFDRSQPLTRDHLQSVLRRVSGTDVTLTDVRLASSFTDRAMRATTYRRGRVLLAGDAAHIHSPLGGQGLNTGLGDAANLGWKLAATVRGHAPDGLLDTYEGERRPIAARVLDWSRAQVAVMRPDPYAQALQGFVRDLLGTRDGTTYAFERTSGASIRYDLGGEHPLVGRNAPDFHLDDGTRLGDLLPEGRGVLLDFSGDQALRCSATGWEGRIRYAAGTARNNLGLEAVLVRPDGFVAWAGAAFPEAFEPAASRWFGNPVA, encoded by the coding sequence ATGGACGACGTGGTGATCGTGGGCGCGGGCCCGGTCGGTCTCTTCCTCGCGGGTGACCTGGGGCTCGCCGGCTGTTCCGTGGTGGTGCTCGAACGGGAACCGGAGCCGGGTTCCCCGTGGCGGGCGGATCCGATCGGAATGCGGGGCCTCTCGACGGCCTCGGTCGAGGCCTTCTACAGGCGCGGCATGCTGCACTCGCTGGCGACGGCGTCGGGCGCCGACGAAGACCTCGGCGGGGACCCGCGCAGTGCGGGCCACTTCGGGGGCATGGTTCTCGACCCGGCCGATATCGACCTCGCCGCACTGCCGTTCCGCCTGCCCACCCCGGCGGCGCAGGGCATGTTGACGAGCCTCGAAGCGGTCGAGTCGGTGCTGGCCGAGCGGGCCGTGAAGGTCGGGGTGGAGATCAGGCGCGGCGTCACCGTGGACGATCTCGCGCAGGACGAGGAGGGCGTGGTCGTGCGGGCGGGGGAGCGCGAGTACGCGGCGCGCTGGGTCGTCGGCTGCGACGGCGGGCGCAGCGCGGTGCGCAAGCTCGCGGGCTTCGACTTCGTCGGCACCGAGCCGCAGCTCACCGGGTACGTCATGCTCGCAGAGGTCGCCGATCCGGAGAAGCTGAACCCGTTCTTCAACCTGACGCCGACGGGCATGTACGTGCGGATGCGCGCCGAAGGGCATCTCGGCGTGATGGATTTCGATGGTGCCGCCTTCGACCGTTCGCAGCCGCTGACCCGTGACCACCTCCAGTCGGTGCTGCGCCGCGTGTCCGGCACCGACGTGACGCTGACCGACGTACGCCTCGCGTCGAGCTTCACCGACCGGGCAATGCGGGCGACGACCTATCGGCGGGGACGCGTCCTGCTGGCGGGCGACGCCGCGCACATCCACTCGCCCCTCGGCGGGCAGGGGCTCAACACCGGTCTCGGCGACGCCGCGAACCTGGGCTGGAAGCTCGCGGCGACCGTGCGCGGGCACGCGCCGGACGGGCTGCTCGACACCTACGAAGGCGAGCGCCGTCCGATCGCCGCGCGGGTGCTCGACTGGTCGCGCGCGCAGGTGGCGGTGATGCGGCCGGACCCGTACGCCCAAGCGCTCCAAGGATTCGTCCGCGACCTGCTCGGAACCCGTGACGGGACGACGTACGCGTTCGAGAGGACCTCGGGGGCCTCGATCCGCTACGACCTCGGCGGCGAGCACCCGCTCGTCGGCCGCAACGCTCCGGACTTCCACCTCGACGACGGCACCCGCCTCGGCGATCTGCTGCCGGAAGGACGCGGCGTCCTGCTCGATTTCAGCGGCGACCAAGCCCTGCGCTGTTCCGCGACGGGCTGGGAAGGCCGGATCCGGTACGCCGCGGGCACGGCGAGGAACAACCTCGGCCTGGAGGCAGTGCTCGTCCGGCCGGACGGCTTCGTCGCCTGGGCGGGCGCTGCGTTCCCCGAAGCGTTCGAGCCCGCCGCGAGCCGGTGGTTCGGCAACCCGGTCGCCTGA
- a CDS encoding SGNH/GDSL hydrolase family protein codes for MTITLRDGSTVLFTGDSITDRGRLASEEGLGSGYPLRVAGEWGFRHPERTITWLNTAIADNKVSDLEARWQADVLDARPDVVSILVGINDVGWHSYDPDGRVIGAAEYAAGYDRLLAPLAETGAELILIEPFLLPIRGSVEVGDAHLGEKVRKEWRADLDPKIQVVRELAAKYGAHLLAADGMFAGLAAKTGPEYWAADGVHPTPAGDAALAAAWLHLVD; via the coding sequence ATGACAATCACCCTGCGCGACGGGAGCACCGTGCTGTTCACCGGCGATTCGATCACCGACCGCGGGCGGCTCGCCAGCGAGGAGGGGCTCGGGTCCGGTTACCCGCTGCGCGTCGCGGGCGAATGGGGGTTCCGGCACCCGGAACGCACCATCACCTGGCTGAACACGGCGATCGCGGACAACAAGGTGTCGGATCTCGAAGCCCGCTGGCAGGCGGACGTGCTCGACGCGCGCCCGGACGTGGTGTCGATCCTCGTCGGCATCAACGACGTCGGCTGGCACTCGTACGACCCGGACGGCCGCGTGATCGGAGCGGCGGAGTACGCGGCCGGGTACGACCGCCTGCTCGCCCCGCTGGCCGAGACCGGCGCCGAGCTGATCCTCATCGAGCCGTTCCTGCTCCCGATCCGCGGCAGCGTCGAAGTCGGCGACGCGCACCTCGGCGAAAAAGTCAGGAAGGAGTGGCGCGCGGACCTGGACCCGAAGATCCAGGTCGTGCGCGAACTCGCCGCCAAATACGGCGCGCACCTGCTCGCCGCCGACGGCATGTTCGCCGGGCTCGCCGCGAAGACCGGGCCGGAGTACTGGGCGGCGGACGGCGTGCATCCGACACCGGCCGGGGACGCCGCGCTCGCCGCAGCCTGGTTGCACTTGGTGGATTAG
- a CDS encoding arsenate reductase family protein, whose translation MEIWHNPRCSKSRAAKKALDDSGAEYTERRYLDAPPTAAELTEVLGKLGAEPWDITRTAEPVAKELGLADLPRDAANRERWIGLLADNPVLIQRPILVDGQTAVVGRDEEALRRIV comes from the coding sequence ATGGAGATCTGGCACAACCCGCGCTGCTCCAAGTCGCGGGCCGCGAAGAAGGCGCTCGACGACTCCGGCGCGGAGTACACCGAGCGCCGCTACCTCGACGCCCCGCCGACCGCGGCCGAGCTCACCGAGGTCCTCGGCAAGCTCGGCGCGGAGCCGTGGGACATCACGCGCACCGCCGAACCCGTCGCGAAGGAGCTCGGCCTCGCGGACCTGCCGCGCGACGCCGCGAACCGCGAACGCTGGATCGGGCTGCTGGCGGACAACCCGGTGCTGATCCAGCGGCCGATCCTGGTCGACGGGCAGACCGCCGTGGTCGGCAGGGACGAGGAAGCGCTCCGCCGGATCGTCTAA
- a CDS encoding PstS family phosphate ABC transporter substrate-binding protein, with translation MADFPWELVLALVGALVPIVAFLWEFAFVGRKQLGYRIQMNATATDVGREHAGAWQQLQLENDDETPLQNPSFVLLRIENTGTTNIDTHDYASPNESKVGIRFKFPGRTVAGLVVADLHKTLSTAHFSPDSGLNTRNVESPGQTEGVIELPRVPLNPGQHYKVLAVLESPDGGELAHPTVDGSIKTGLGSGEIKKTESFTGIPRWIVALIVALVAIASAEPFVLDQFSDKPAPLDCATGRLTVTGSTAFEPIVREAMAAYAKSCQGSGFQAEMTGSTNGLEQLNNSRSPDVVAFSDGLKTEVKGQKLPELIQRPVALQLFTLVANKNTGVEDLTLAQVKDVFGGRVGAWKDIGAKNDLPVRLVDRESSSGTRATLEQRVLGFSEPGENSTDCEQPKTDLRGQVTRCRQGDTTAVLNAVANTPGSIGYVELGAATDRQKTKQDVVKVRIDGQQSTLDTTDRGMFPFWQTEYAYTFSEPKSDSLAASFLRYLTNQVGMDIIRSHGHRPCADLQNPVRCRPS, from the coding sequence GTGGCCGACTTTCCCTGGGAACTGGTCCTGGCGCTGGTCGGCGCGCTCGTCCCGATCGTCGCGTTCCTGTGGGAGTTCGCCTTCGTCGGCCGCAAGCAGCTCGGCTACCGGATCCAGATGAACGCGACGGCGACCGACGTCGGCAGGGAGCACGCGGGCGCGTGGCAGCAGCTGCAACTGGAGAACGACGACGAAACACCGCTGCAGAACCCGTCGTTCGTCCTGCTGCGCATAGAAAACACCGGCACGACGAACATCGACACCCACGACTACGCCAGCCCCAACGAATCCAAAGTCGGGATCAGGTTCAAGTTCCCGGGACGCACCGTGGCCGGACTGGTGGTGGCCGATCTCCACAAGACGCTTTCGACCGCACACTTCAGTCCCGATTCGGGGTTGAACACGCGAAACGTCGAGAGTCCGGGACAGACCGAAGGTGTCATCGAGCTGCCGAGGGTCCCGTTGAACCCCGGCCAGCACTACAAGGTGCTGGCCGTTCTCGAAAGCCCCGACGGCGGCGAACTCGCCCACCCCACGGTCGACGGCAGCATCAAGACCGGTCTCGGGAGCGGGGAGATCAAGAAGACCGAGAGCTTCACCGGCATACCACGGTGGATCGTCGCGCTGATCGTCGCGCTCGTGGCCATCGCCTCCGCCGAACCCTTCGTCCTCGATCAGTTCAGCGACAAACCAGCGCCGCTGGACTGCGCGACGGGTCGGCTCACGGTCACCGGCTCGACGGCCTTCGAACCCATCGTGCGGGAGGCCATGGCCGCCTACGCGAAATCCTGCCAGGGAAGCGGTTTCCAGGCCGAGATGACCGGCAGCACCAACGGCCTCGAGCAGCTGAACAACAGCAGGAGCCCGGACGTGGTGGCGTTTTCCGACGGGCTGAAGACCGAGGTGAAGGGGCAGAAGCTCCCCGAGCTGATCCAGCGCCCGGTCGCGCTCCAGCTCTTCACCCTGGTGGCCAACAAGAACACCGGTGTCGAGGACCTCACCCTGGCTCAGGTCAAAGACGTCTTCGGCGGACGGGTCGGCGCGTGGAAGGACATCGGGGCGAAGAACGACCTGCCGGTCCGCCTCGTCGACCGGGAATCCTCGTCCGGCACCAGGGCCACCCTGGAACAACGCGTCCTCGGGTTCAGCGAGCCCGGCGAGAACTCCACCGACTGCGAGCAGCCGAAGACCGACCTGCGCGGCCAGGTCACCCGCTGCCGCCAAGGGGACACGACCGCGGTGCTGAACGCCGTCGCGAACACACCCGGCTCGATCGGGTACGTCGAACTCGGCGCCGCCACGGACCGCCAGAAGACGAAGCAGGACGTCGTCAAGGTGCGCATCGACGGCCAGCAGTCCACTTTGGACACGACGGACCGCGGGATGTTCCCCTTCTGGCAGACCGAATACGCCTACACCTTCAGCGAGCCCAAGTCCGACTCCCTCGCCGCCAGCTTCCTGCGCTACCTGACCAACCAGGTCGGCATGGACATCATCCGCTCCCACGGCCACCGCCCGTGCGCCGATCTGCAGAACCCGGTGCGGTGCCGCCCATCGTGA
- a CDS encoding FAD-dependent oxidoreductase gives MPQSTHVTIIGAGLAGLTLARVLHLHGIRATVHEAEPSPAARAQGGMLDIHDYNGQRAVEAADLMDEFRELVLEGRQAMRFVGKDGTVVFEKADDGTGGRPEVQRGELRQLLLDSLPPGTVEWGRKVDGVRDLGDGRHEVGFTDGTTTETSLLVGADGAWSRVRPLLSGAVPAYTGDTFVETWLHDADERHPVAAKTVGGGTLIAAEQDRAINAHRERGGTLHTYVILTRSQEWFAAIDFTDPVVATARIAGEFDGWAPELTALITDADTAPVPRPIFALPTGHRWDRRPGVTLIGDAAHLAAPDGEGANNAMLDGAELGAALAAHLGDVEAALTEFEDAMSTRNATPTDGAEFVEEVFGGTLPQELSDLITGFQQQPS, from the coding sequence ATGCCTCAGTCAACTCATGTCACGATCATCGGCGCCGGTCTCGCCGGCCTCACCCTGGCCAGGGTCCTGCACCTCCACGGCATCCGCGCCACCGTCCACGAAGCCGAACCTTCCCCGGCCGCGCGCGCTCAGGGCGGCATGCTCGACATCCACGACTACAACGGCCAACGCGCCGTCGAAGCGGCGGATCTGATGGACGAGTTCCGGGAACTGGTCCTGGAGGGCCGCCAAGCGATGCGGTTCGTCGGCAAGGACGGGACCGTCGTGTTCGAGAAGGCCGACGACGGCACCGGCGGCCGTCCCGAGGTGCAGCGCGGCGAGCTGCGCCAGCTGCTGCTCGACTCGCTCCCGCCCGGCACCGTCGAGTGGGGCCGCAAGGTCGACGGCGTCCGCGACCTCGGCGATGGCCGTCACGAGGTGGGCTTCACCGACGGCACCACGACCGAAACGAGCCTGCTGGTCGGCGCCGACGGCGCCTGGTCCCGCGTCCGGCCGCTACTGTCCGGTGCCGTACCGGCGTACACCGGGGACACGTTCGTCGAGACCTGGCTGCACGACGCCGACGAGCGCCACCCGGTCGCCGCGAAGACCGTCGGCGGCGGGACCCTGATCGCGGCGGAGCAGGACCGGGCGATCAACGCCCATCGGGAGCGCGGCGGGACCCTGCACACCTACGTGATCCTGACCAGGTCCCAGGAGTGGTTCGCCGCGATCGACTTCACGGACCCCGTCGTGGCCACCGCCCGGATCGCGGGCGAGTTCGACGGCTGGGCACCGGAGCTCACCGCGCTGATCACCGACGCCGACACCGCACCCGTTCCGCGCCCGATCTTCGCCCTGCCGACCGGGCACCGGTGGGACCGGCGGCCGGGGGTGACCCTCATCGGCGACGCCGCCCACCTCGCGGCCCCGGACGGTGAAGGCGCCAACAACGCGATGCTCGACGGCGCGGAACTCGGCGCCGCTCTCGCCGCGCACCTCGGCGACGTCGAAGCGGCTCTCACCGAGTTCGAGGACGCGATGTCCACCCGCAACGCCACGCCCACCGACGGCGCCGAGTTCGTCGAGGAGGTCTTCGGCGGCACCCTGCCCCAGGAACTGAGCGACCTGATCACCGGGTTCCAGCAGCAACCTTCGTGA
- a CDS encoding helix-turn-helix transcriptional regulator, protein MTLGQVLANEVGAAVVTVAVHASDPLTGLGAASILDADARLRLLGGGESASAEVIVVVEDSVDDGTFALLREIRDASRLDHPPRCVIVTDHFRSEVLMTAIECGMSALLPRRTMTGEDLAQAVVAVSRGVAQLPPRLQGDLLERLDRMRRDVLEPHGLTLLGLSVREREVLRLLADGHGTEEIAIRLTYSESTVKNVLHGLMRRYHFTTRAHAVAFAVRAGVI, encoded by the coding sequence ATGACGCTGGGACAGGTACTGGCGAACGAGGTCGGCGCGGCGGTGGTGACGGTCGCGGTGCACGCGTCGGATCCGTTGACCGGGCTCGGTGCGGCGAGCATCTTGGACGCCGACGCGCGGCTGAGACTGCTCGGCGGCGGCGAATCCGCCTCCGCCGAGGTGATCGTGGTCGTCGAAGACTCCGTCGACGACGGCACCTTCGCGCTCCTGCGCGAGATCCGCGACGCGTCGCGGCTCGACCACCCGCCGCGGTGCGTCATCGTCACCGACCACTTCCGGAGCGAAGTGCTGATGACGGCGATCGAATGCGGGATGTCCGCGTTGCTGCCGCGGCGCACGATGACCGGGGAGGACCTGGCGCAGGCCGTCGTCGCGGTCAGCAGGGGCGTGGCCCAGCTGCCGCCGCGGCTGCAGGGCGATCTCCTGGAGCGGCTCGACCGCATGCGGCGCGATGTGCTCGAACCCCACGGCCTGACGCTGCTGGGGCTGTCCGTGCGCGAGCGGGAAGTGCTGCGGTTGCTGGCCGACGGGCACGGCACCGAGGAGATCGCCATCAGGCTGACCTACTCGGAGAGCACCGTGAAGAACGTGCTCCACGGCCTCATGCGCCGCTACCACTTCACCACCCGGGCCCACGCGGTCGCCTTCGCCGTGCGGGCCGGCGTGATCTAG
- a CDS encoding superoxide dismutase: MTATTGVAVAAPARSAGHGHGHHIYARGTFALYTPGANAITHDPKLAPVGSKVVVSGYTNAHRTKTRLYVKGLLPDREYGSHAHSKPCGEKAADSGPHHQHVQDPVQPSVDPKYANPDNEIWLDFTTDHDGTGYAESTVDWGFDGERHAQSVVIHETHTHTEPGHAGMAGARLACINVGF; this comes from the coding sequence TTGACCGCTACGACAGGTGTCGCCGTCGCGGCCCCGGCGCGATCCGCCGGGCACGGGCACGGTCACCACATCTACGCTCGCGGCACGTTCGCGCTCTACACGCCGGGCGCGAACGCCATCACCCACGACCCCAAGCTCGCCCCCGTCGGTTCGAAGGTCGTCGTTTCCGGGTACACGAACGCGCACCGGACCAAGACCAGGCTGTACGTCAAGGGCCTGCTCCCCGACCGCGAGTACGGTTCTCACGCGCATTCCAAGCCCTGCGGTGAGAAGGCGGCCGACTCCGGCCCGCACCACCAGCACGTCCAGGACCCCGTGCAGCCCTCGGTCGACCCGAAGTACGCCAACCCGGACAACGAGATCTGGCTCGACTTCACCACCGACCACGACGGCACCGGCTACGCGGAGTCCACAGTGGACTGGGGATTCGACGGGGAGCGGCACGCCCAGTCGGTCGTCATCCACGAAACGCACACCCACACCGAGCCCGGCCACGCCGGAATGGCCGGAGCGCGGCTCGCCTGCATAAACGTGGGCTTCTGA
- a CDS encoding MAB_1171c family putative transporter, translating into MNSNVALTVLQGVILYPALLWKIYQLTRAPKDVARWMVTACLACFAAAYPFGFLAGNVNQPNPGPIVPLLFQHFFLCGLVYTLACFFLFSALPVAEARRRALLEAIPFAVAMLVMVLVAVFMPDVPPARYPLAGVLTFYLAADLYLTYGIASAYFFTRRYARGAGPRLARGLRVASVGFAISAVGGSTLVAVVLVHWTGAAIPWLLVQGTVFLVFPGALLLVIGLSYPGVATRLAAGRVWRQHLRTYHRLGPLWTALHEAFPEDALSRAPLNPWRDALSLRGVHRRYYRRAIECRDGLVRLSPYLAHLGDDGDLAERLGEALRSHARGETVAPEAMPVAMPDGDSLDDDVRELVTLSDSLRAVPA; encoded by the coding sequence GTGAACTCCAACGTCGCGCTGACGGTGCTCCAGGGCGTGATCCTCTACCCCGCCCTGCTGTGGAAGATCTACCAGCTCACCCGCGCGCCGAAGGACGTGGCGCGCTGGATGGTCACCGCGTGCCTCGCCTGCTTCGCGGCCGCGTACCCGTTCGGCTTCCTCGCCGGGAACGTGAACCAGCCGAACCCCGGCCCGATCGTGCCGCTGCTGTTCCAGCACTTCTTCCTGTGCGGGCTGGTCTACACCCTGGCCTGCTTCTTCCTGTTCTCGGCGCTCCCGGTCGCCGAAGCGCGGCGGCGCGCCCTGCTGGAGGCGATCCCGTTCGCCGTCGCGATGCTGGTGATGGTGCTCGTGGCGGTGTTCATGCCGGACGTCCCGCCCGCGCGGTACCCCCTCGCCGGGGTCTTGACGTTCTACCTCGCCGCCGACCTCTACCTCACCTACGGCATCGCGAGCGCGTACTTCTTCACGCGGCGCTACGCGCGCGGCGCCGGGCCCCGGCTGGCACGTGGCCTGCGGGTGGCTTCCGTCGGGTTCGCCATCTCCGCGGTCGGCGGGTCGACGCTGGTCGCGGTGGTCCTCGTGCACTGGACCGGCGCGGCCATCCCGTGGCTGCTCGTGCAGGGCACCGTGTTCCTGGTGTTCCCCGGGGCGCTGCTGCTGGTCATCGGCCTGTCCTACCCCGGTGTCGCGACCAGGCTCGCCGCGGGCCGCGTGTGGCGGCAGCACCTGCGGACCTACCACCGGCTCGGTCCACTGTGGACCGCGCTGCACGAGGCCTTCCCGGAGGACGCGCTGAGCCGCGCGCCGCTCAACCCGTGGCGGGACGCGCTGAGCCTGCGCGGCGTGCACCGCAGGTACTACCGGCGGGCGATCGAATGCCGGGACGGGCTGGTCCGGCTCAGCCCGTACCTCGCGCACCTCGGCGACGACGGCGACCTGGCGGAACGGCTCGGCGAAGCGTTGCGCTCGCACGCGCGAGGGGAAACGGTGGCACCGGAGGCGATGCCCGTCGCGATGCCCGATGGCGACAGCCTCGACGACGACGTCCGCGAACTGGTCACCCTCTCCGACTCGCTGCGGGCCGTACCGGCTTGA